In Monodelphis domestica isolate mMonDom1 chromosome 4, mMonDom1.pri, whole genome shotgun sequence, one DNA window encodes the following:
- the LOC130458841 gene encoding uncharacterized protein LOC130458841 codes for MKPKTLRISRGGGARSEGVAMETRRRGVQRCVGGRYAAVERPGELAALRAAGALSHRGGRPKKRGGTRCRGSRAQASPNPGGSPFLAGSGMESLLPRYLKAPTGRLPAGTRAVGGTAQDPESAMSNHSTPPFDPRFPTQNQTRNCYQNFLGHFSKPSLRGAPSTVVSAGDTVTLLCQASPTYHNPKFTFSLLKAGVPHPVQRQSPEGDEANFTLPSVKAEDAGSYSCICSVEGRASSPSDDLHLEVAGARRALEIPPPPFPPYVGLVGGAWMIK; via the exons ATGAAGCCAAAGACCCTGAGAAtatcaaggggggggggggcgaggagCGAGGGCGTTGCCATGGAAACCAGGCGAAGGGGGGTGCAGAGGTGTGTGGGGGGGCGGTATGCTGCGGTGGAAAGGCCAGGGGAGCTGGCCGCCCTGAGAGCGGCCGGGGCACTTAGCCACAGAGGCGGGCGGCCGAAGAAGAGGGGCGGCACCCGCTGCAGGGGCTCAAGGGCCCAGGCCTCCCCGAATCCCGGGGGCTCTCCCTTTCTGGCTGGGAGTGGAATGGAGTCCCTCCTACCTAGATATCTCAAAGCACCGACTGGAAGACTGCCGGCGGGCACCAGGGCGGTTGGTGGGACAGCGCAG GATCCAGAGAGCGCGATGAGCAATCATTCGACCCCGCCCTTCGACCCTCGCTTTCCCACCCAGAACCAGACCCGCAACTGCTACCAGAACTTCCTGG GACATTTCTCCAAACCCTCCTTACGTGGAGCACCAAGTACTGTGGTCTCTGCAGGAGACACAGTGACCCTCCTGTGCCAGGCGTCACCCACCTATCATAACCCCAAATTCACGTTCTCTCTGCTGAAGGCTGGGGTGCCCCATCCCGTACAGCGCCAGAGCCCAGAAGGGGATGAGGCCAACTTCACTCTCCCGTCTGTGAAGGCTGAGGATGCTGGGAGCTACAGCTGCATTTGCTCAGTGGAAGGGAGAGCATCATCTCCCAGTGACGACCTGCACTTGGAGGTGGCAGGTGCGAGGAGAGCCCTCGAGATACCTCCACCTCCCTTTCCCCCGTATGTGGGGCTGGTGGGGGGGGCATGGATGATAAAATAG